The DNA segment TGAGGCGCGCTTGCGGCGCGCTCGGCACTACTCCGTCGTTGCCGGCGAGAGTGTTTGGCGGATGAGCGCCGGCGCAGCCGGCTAGGCAGAGGGCTGCGACGTACGGCCAGTATCGCGGTTGCATGGAGGAGGGTTCGCGCAAACGCACGCTCTCCGCCTAGGGGCCTTACTACGGGTAGGCCGCTTGAGATTTTAGCGCCGTACTCGATAGCGCCTGCTCAAGCTTGTCGCGAGTCTCGCGCGAAGCGCATTGGTGGAATGCCGACGTAGCGCGTAAACGCAACGCTGAACGTGCTTGCCGAGCTGTAGCCAACGCCTTCGGCAACAGTGGCGACAGCCGCATGTTTCTGCCGCAGCAGCTTCTTTGCGAGCGCCATACGCCACGCGAGCAAATAGTCCATCGGCGTAACGCCAACGACACGGTTAAAACGATCGAAAAATGCCGAGCGTGAAAGCGCTGCCTCTTTTGCCAGCTCCGCAACCGTCCATTGCCGCGCCGGGTCTTCGTGCAAACGTCGAAGGGCGACCGAAAGAAATTCGTCGTGGAGTCCGCGTACGAGCCCCGGGGAAGCAGATGTTTCAAATGCTCGAAGCGCTTCAATGAGGAGCACTTCAAGTAAACGCGCAAGAACAACGTCACGCGCCGGACGTTGCGCGCGCGCTTCCTCACTCACGAGTTGCGCGAGAGTCGCAAGCCTTTTCTCTCCGCGAACGTGAACGAGATGCGGAATCAGCGATACGAGTAAAGCGGCGTCGGACGAGCGAAATTCACAGTAGCCGATCAACAAGCGCACTTCTGCCGGGCCGCGCTGATCGCCGAGTCGATATTCGCCATCGGCCATTCGGACAGGTGCTTGCTCTTCAAGGGCCGCCTCGAGGCTCGTCATCGTAAAGCTGTCCGCCGCGGGGATCAACGCAAAATCACCTTGCTGGAGCACGATCGGTTCTTGCCCGTCGACCGCGAGGGTGGCTGATCCATAGGCGCACAGGCAGTAGAACGGCCGCCCGTATTCGGAGCGGCGTACCCGCCATCGGCCGGCGGCATCGACGACCTTCGTGAACGGCGCACCGGGTTGCAACAGCCCGACAACCTCGGTAAGGGGATCCGCCAATTTGGACTCCAAGCGAAATGTTCGGGACTATTTAGTATAGCAAGTCCAGCTACAGCGGTCTAAGCTCGTTCTATGAGTACAGTTCTAATCACCGGATGTTCGTCGGGCTTTGGGCTCGAGACCGCCCACTACTTCCTGGAGCGCGGGTGGCACGTCGTTGCCACCATGCGCGTCCCGCGCGAAGCTGTTCTGCCACAGTCCGAGCGCTTGCGGATTCTTCCCCTCGATGTCACGGACGCGCATAGCGTAAGGCGTGCGATCGAGAGCGCAGGGCCCATCGATGCGCTGGTCAACAACGCCGGCATCGGCTTGATGAGCGTGTTCGAAAACACGGACATGGGCACGGCGCGCGAAGTCTTTGAAACCAACACTTTCGGAACAATGGCAGTGACGCACGCAGTGCTCCCGCAGTTTAGAGAACGCGAAGCCGGTGTCGTTGTGAACGTTACCTCGAGCGTGACGTCTCGCCCCCTGCCGCTTCTCTCGATCTACACCGCAAGCAAAGCTGCCATCAATGCATTTACGGAATCACTTGCGCTGGAGCTCGAGCAGTTTAACGTGCGCGTGCGCTTGGTGATACCGGGCTCTTCTCCGGAAACCGCCTTCCGTCACACCGCACGCCTACGAATGCAGCGCGCTGCACCAACGGAGCAGTACGCTGATTTTGCGCAAGCCATCTTCGCGAGAATCGGTCAGCAGTCCCTATTCACAACGTCGCGGGACGTGGCCGAAGCGATCTGGTACGCAACAACCGACCCAGCTTCACCAACGCGAATTCCCGCAGGCGCCGATGCCGTTGCGCTCTCAGCGTAGTGTAGAATAGCGGGCAATGAAAAGATACAAGCCCCCGATTCGTGCGTGAATCAAGGGCTCAAGTTGGTAGCGCCAACGGGAATCGAACCCGTTATCGAGACTGCAGATTGATGCAACCTATACGGGAATTCGGTCGAATTCGGTCCTTTTTCCTTTCTATCATATGCAGATTGATGCAATCTGATGCAAACCATTGGTAGACATTTGGGTAGACGCTGCAGCAGAGGAGCCGCAAGGCTATCGGCTTAAGGCACTCTTCCTTCGTCTGGTCGATTTAACCGTGCGCTTGTTGGCTGGTAATAGTGGCTCGTGAGCATTCGCTATCAGGCGCCGGTCGATCACGGTGGAATAGACAACCGAGGTGGCCGTCGGCCCGAATCGGGACAGAGCCGCAGCAACGCTTTCGAGATCACTCATCGTCGCAACCGATACCTTCACGATAAAGCAATCTTCGCCCGTGATGTGGTGGCACTCCAGAACTTCTTGAGTCGCCTCAATGAGACGCTCAAACGGCTCGTACTTTCCCCCCGTAAAGCGCACGCGGATGAACGCTGAGATAGCACGCCCAAGCTTCGTAGGATCAACGGCAGCATGATACCCACGAATCACCCCGTGCTCCTCGAGTCGGCGAATGCGCTCCGCAACGGCGGGTGGGGTGAGACCGACGATGCGCCCCGCTTGCGCGAGTGTCACGCGCGCATCCTGTTGGAGATGTCTCAATAGGGCCCAATCCGTGTCATCGCAATCGAAAGTCATTTTGGATATTACCATCGATTCATAAGGTAGGTCCGCCGGATAAGTATATAATACCTCTGCCATTTTGACCATAGTGCTTGTACTATGAAAGGAAAGCCCCGTTCGAAGGAAGGGATTTCGATGTCCACAAGCTACTCGCCGAAATACAGCGCTGTCAGTGAATTTGTCCCCGTTGCGCCAGACGAAGCAATCCGGCACTTCGAGGGAAAGTTGAAGCTAGAAGTGGACCCCGCCGACGTCCATTATGACAATGGTAAAGGTGTCAGTACATTTGTCGTTATCGATACGCGTTCTGAGGACGACTATCGGCGCGAACATATTCCCGGCGCGATAAGCCTCCCACACCGGAAAATGGACGCGCAAACTACGAAGGACTTGCCGCGCGATCGCATCGTGGTGACCTACTGTTGGGGCACCGCATGTAATGCTTCCACAAAGGGCGCGCTTCAGCTGGCGCGATTAGGGTTTCAGGTCAAGGAAATGATTGGTGGCATCGAGGGATGGAAGAGTGACGGATACTCGACAGTTTTGGGATCGTGAGCGTCGCTCTGATAACGTGCCAGCGCTTCGCTAAGCTTCCCTCCGATGAACGGCTCCTCGTTGACGCGCTTGCGCAAAGAGGAGTCGCGGCGTTTCCGCGCGTGTGGAGCGATCGATCGGATGATTGGGATCACATTGAACTTGCGGTGTTGCGATCGTGCTGGGATTATCACGAGAAGCCGCGGCGATTCCGCTCGTGGGTTAAGCTAACGTCCCGCGTGACGAGAGTCTTCAACCCGCCAGAACTGATCTTATGGAACATGCACAAGGAATACTTGGCCGAACTTGCCGCTGCTGGGATTCCCATCGTCCCGACGATACTTGTAAGAATGGGACAATCAGCCTCGGTTGACGACCTACGCCGTAAGCTACTGACGGAAGAGTTCGTCATTAAGCCGGCGGTGTCAGCCAGCGCGTCTCGTACGACTGTTATTGGACGCGGGCACGTCCCGTTTGATAGTGCGCAGCGCGACCTTGACGATCTTCTTCGTGATCAGGATGCGCTGGTACAACCGTTCTTGCGAGAAATCTACGATCTTCAGGAGCGATCGCTGATCTTCATCGATGGCGCATTCTCGCATGCGGTGAAACGACCACCGCTGTCGACCGGCGCAGCAGGAGGTGACTCCCGCGAGTCTCTAATCGATCCCAGCGCCGAAGAAATCGCGTTGGCGAACAGGGTTCTAGCCGTCGCACCCTCCGAGACACTCTACGCCCGCGTTGATCTGATACCACGCTACGACGGATCCTTCGCACTAGCGGAGCTGGAGGTCATTGAACCGGCACTGTACCTTGGGCACCATGCGCCGAGCGTGGCGAAGCTGGCTGATGCGATTATTTCAAAACTCGAGAACCGATCGTGACGGTCCCTCATCCACTGTTTCTAGCTGACGTCGAGCGACATGAGGCGTTTCACGATGCGATCGCTACTATTGATCGTTACCTAACCAACGTCGAGAGCCTCCCCGTCGAGCGCGCCATCGATGCTTCAGAAGTCGCGCGGTTCATCGAGCGAATTAATTTCGCAGTGCCCATGAAACCGGACGAGGCGATCGCGTATGTCAACGAGGCGATGCTTCGCTTTCAAACGCACACAGGGCATCCAGGGTACTTTGGGCTATTCAATCCGGCATCCACCGCAATGGGTATCGTGGGCGAAGCGATGGTCGCGGCGTTCAACCCACAGCTCGCGGCTTGGTCTCATGCGCCGTTTGCCGTTCAGCTTGAGCAGTTCCTCATCCGGTCAATGGGCCGACGCTTCGGCGAGGAATTCAGTTATGGAGCGTTTACCTCTGGCGGGGCTGAAGCCAACTTCACCGCGACATTGTCAGCTCTCGCGAAGCGCTTCCCAACGTTCTCTTCCGCCGGAGCGCGCTCTCTGCCCGGGCAACCCATTGCCTATGCTAGTGCGGCCGCACATCATTCCATGATCAAGGTTGTCCGCGCGCTTGGCCTAGGCACCGAGGCGCTGCGTATCGTTCCTTGCGATACGTCGTATCGAATGGACGTTGACGCACTGCGCGACGCGATCGAGTCGGATCGCCGTGCCGGTTCCTATCCGTTTTTTGTTGTCGGAACGGCCGGGGCAACTGCCACCGGAATCATTGAACCCCTTGCCGCGATCTCGGACGTCGCTACTGACAATGGCTTGTGGTTTCACGTGGACGCGGCGTGGGGCGGCTTTGCGGCCTTCGTTCCCGAGTTCCGAAGCCTCCTCGCCGGCGCTGAATTCGCAGATTCTGTGACGTTCGATCCGCACAAGATGCTCGGGATCCCGATGGGCGCAGGTATGTTCCTCACGCGCCACGGGAGCATTCTGGGAGAAGTCTTCTCCGTCACCACGAGCTACATGCCGGCGAGTACGTCGGATGACCAGCTCGATCCGTTTACACACTCGATGCAGTGGTCTCGGCGCTTTATCGGACTTAAGCTGTTTCTCTCATTGGCGGTCGCCGGGTGGGATGGATATGCGGAGGTTCTGCGTGACCAGGTGCGATTGGGCAATCTCTTGCGCAAACAGCTGGTGGCCTCGAACTGGAAGCTACACAACCGTACACCGCTGCCGATCGTATGCACGACTCCAATGCTCACATCGAAAGCGCCGGCTAAGATAAGCGAGGATGTCAAGCGCCGTGGTAGATCTTGGGTGTCCTCGGTTATTCTTCCGGATGGAACACCAACCATTCGCGCCTGTATCTGTAACTACCGGACATCGGCAGCCGACATAGAGAGGTTGATCGTCGACCTTACGGACGCCGCCTCAGAGAGTGTCAGTCAGGCTTAAGTAGACGTTCGCAGAGAGGTGCGCTAAAAAGCCTTAGGCTATAAGACTTTTGGTAGCGCCAACGGGAATCGAACCCGTTATTGCGGATGCAGATTGATGCAGCCTATACGGGAAATCGGCCGAATTCGGCCGATTTCCCATTTTTAATCATATGCGATGCAATCTGATACAAGTACTTGGTAGGCATTTGGGTAGACATCGCGACCCGTGACTAACCGTCAGCGGAGGAGGGTGGTTCCGTCCCGCCGCGTTCTTCTACCAGCCGCCGCCTGGGGGGGCGGACGTTGGTTGCGAAGACGGCGCCGGGCTCGGCGTCGGTCCCGGCTTGGCCCCATCCTTGATCACGATAACGTCTTGCATACCTTCTGCGTAGTGAAACGCGCAGCCGACCAGATACGTGCCCGCCTTGGAAAGTTTGACTCTAACGGATCCGCCCGGCTTGATCGGACCGCTTGCATAGCCGGGGCCGAACACTCCGTTCCCGCGTGCGCTAACCGAAAGGTTTATGTTAGCCGGAAAGTGTGCCGGCGGACCGCCGACGGCTTTGACAAAGTCGAACGTATGCTCATCGGTTTTCGAAAGATTGTGAATCGTGATCACGGTTCCGGGCGGAAAAGCGAGCGTTTGTGCGCGCCGCGTCTGTGTAAAACCACCAACCATGCCCCAGGGCTTGTGATCTGAAGTGCCGACGCCCTCTGCGGGAAGTTCTTCGCCAACGCTGTTTCGGGGTAACGTCGCCGTTAGTGAAAGGTCGTCGCTCATCCTCATGACGTGTCCCGGCATAGCAGGCGTGAGATTGTTGCTACGGGCATTGAGCGGGAAGGCGACGCCGCTACCTGCATTTTGAGGCGTCAGGCCTCCTCCGCAGGCAACGAGGCCGCACGCGACCAGCCCCATTGACAAGGCTGCTAGTTTTCTGAACATCGAGTCCTCCAAAGAATCTTGTTGATTTACTGGAGTTTACGCGATGGTCATGAAGAGAGTATAAATCGTTTGATGACTCGCGCCCTTACGCACGTTTTATTTTGCGCTATCCGAGAGTTATATCGTGCGTCGTAGCGTTTCCCGCGTGCATCTCGATCGTACGATAACCGATCGCGTGCAGAAGCTGATTTGGCGGAAGCGCCAGCGGCCCCGGCTTCGGCGCGCTCCCGGGTGATGGCTGCGGATACGCGGTCGCATTGGCGGTCGCGAATCGAATGTTGCCTTCGGTGTGCTCGATGACCTGATGGATGTGTCCGTTGAGTACGGTCACCGCATCGAAACCAGCGAGCATTGCGAGCGCTTTCGATCCATCTTCCGTCGTCCAACCCCATTGCGGATAGAGCGCGTAGAGCGGTACGTGAGCAAAGACGACGATCGGACGGGATTTCGGAACCGCAGCGAGGTCGTGCTGCAGCCAACCGAGCTGGTCGTTGCCGAGCTTACCCATATTCTCGAAGTCAAAGACGTTAACGAGCGCAACGTAATGGACGTCTTGCGCTTCCCATGAAAACCAGCCGTCGGCTCCCGACTTGGCCGGGAAGTTTGCGTAAAACGGTTTCAAGCCGTCCTGCAGTGCATCGTGCTCGCCCGGCAGTACGATCGTTGGCGCCTTGAGCGAACCCAACAGCTGCTTGCCGAGATCGAATTGCTCAGGCTTTGAAAGATGCGTAACGTCGCCGGTGTGAATGACGAAACTCGGCTGATTTGGAAGCGCGTTGATCTTGTCGATCGCCTGCTTTAGCGTGCCTGCAACATCCGGGTTCGCAGGCTGGTGAAATCCGAGGTGACTGTCGCTGATCTGAATGAAATACGGATCTTCCGGCGACATGCCGGCCGCGCGAACGATGCCGCCTGCTGTCATTGCGTACGCGATACCCGCGCCGGTCCAGCCGACGTGTCCTAGAAAGTCGCCGCGTTTCATGGCGTGGTTCCTCCCGTGGGGCGCACGACGATGACACCCTTCATATATGGGTGCAGCGCGCAGAAATAGGCGTAAGTCCCCGGCTTGCTAAAGGTGTGCGTCCAGCCGTCGCCGGTATCCATGCCCGTTGAGTCGAATGATTTATCGACCGCGGTTACCGTATGCGCCTCACCGTCGTCGTTGACGAAATGTACGGTCGTACCCGGCGCAACGGCGAGCGTTGCCGCGTGGTACGCAAAGTCTTTGATGTGCACCGTCGGGCCGGCGGGGGCCGGAGCCGCGCCCAAGGCGGCCAACATGGCTGAGGCTAGTAAGAGAACTTTCATATCGCTACTATGCGCAACTACCGACGCCGGTTCGTCTAAGGGCAATTTACTCCGATCAAAGATTCATCGTCCTGTTCCGGTCGAGGGTGA comes from the Candidatus Baltobacteraceae bacterium genome and includes:
- a CDS encoding AraC family transcriptional regulator, whose protein sequence is MESKLADPLTEVVGLLQPGAPFTKVVDAAGRWRVRRSEYGRPFYCLCAYGSATLAVDGQEPIVLQQGDFALIPAADSFTMTSLEAALEEQAPVRMADGEYRLGDQRGPAEVRLLIGYCEFRSSDAALLVSLIPHLVHVRGEKRLATLAQLVSEEARAQRPARDVVLARLLEVLLIEALRAFETSASPGLVRGLHDEFLSVALRRLHEDPARQWTVAELAKEAALSRSAFFDRFNRVVGVTPMDYLLAWRMALAKKLLRQKHAAVATVAEGVGYSSASTFSVAFTRYVGIPPMRFARDSRQA
- a CDS encoding SDR family oxidoreductase, with translation MSTVLITGCSSGFGLETAHYFLERGWHVVATMRVPREAVLPQSERLRILPLDVTDAHSVRRAIESAGPIDALVNNAGIGLMSVFENTDMGTAREVFETNTFGTMAVTHAVLPQFREREAGVVVNVTSSVTSRPLPLLSIYTASKAAINAFTESLALELEQFNVRVRLVIPGSSPETAFRHTARLRMQRAAPTEQYADFAQAIFARIGQQSLFTTSRDVAEAIWYATTDPASPTRIPAGADAVALSA
- a CDS encoding Lrp/AsnC family transcriptional regulator, with amino-acid sequence MVKMAEVLYTYPADLPYESMVISKMTFDCDDTDWALLRHLQQDARVTLAQAGRIVGLTPPAVAERIRRLEEHGVIRGYHAAVDPTKLGRAISAFIRVRFTGGKYEPFERLIEATQEVLECHHITGEDCFIVKVSVATMSDLESVAAALSRFGPTATSVVYSTVIDRRLIANAHEPLLPANKRTVKSTRRRKSALSR
- a CDS encoding rhodanese-like domain-containing protein yields the protein MSTSYSPKYSAVSEFVPVAPDEAIRHFEGKLKLEVDPADVHYDNGKGVSTFVVIDTRSEDDYRREHIPGAISLPHRKMDAQTTKDLPRDRIVVTYCWGTACNASTKGALQLARLGFQVKEMIGGIEGWKSDGYSTVLGS
- a CDS encoding pyridoxal-dependent decarboxylase, which gives rise to MTVPHPLFLADVERHEAFHDAIATIDRYLTNVESLPVERAIDASEVARFIERINFAVPMKPDEAIAYVNEAMLRFQTHTGHPGYFGLFNPASTAMGIVGEAMVAAFNPQLAAWSHAPFAVQLEQFLIRSMGRRFGEEFSYGAFTSGGAEANFTATLSALAKRFPTFSSAGARSLPGQPIAYASAAAHHSMIKVVRALGLGTEALRIVPCDTSYRMDVDALRDAIESDRRAGSYPFFVVGTAGATATGIIEPLAAISDVATDNGLWFHVDAAWGGFAAFVPEFRSLLAGAEFADSVTFDPHKMLGIPMGAGMFLTRHGSILGEVFSVTTSYMPASTSDDQLDPFTHSMQWSRRFIGLKLFLSLAVAGWDGYAEVLRDQVRLGNLLRKQLVASNWKLHNRTPLPIVCTTPMLTSKAPAKISEDVKRRGRSWVSSVILPDGTPTIRACICNYRTSAADIERLIVDLTDAASESVSQA
- a CDS encoding metallophosphoesterase translates to MKRGDFLGHVGWTGAGIAYAMTAGGIVRAAGMSPEDPYFIQISDSHLGFHQPANPDVAGTLKQAIDKINALPNQPSFVIHTGDVTHLSKPEQFDLGKQLLGSLKAPTIVLPGEHDALQDGLKPFYANFPAKSGADGWFSWEAQDVHYVALVNVFDFENMGKLGNDQLGWLQHDLAAVPKSRPIVVFAHVPLYALYPQWGWTTEDGSKALAMLAGFDAVTVLNGHIHQVIEHTEGNIRFATANATAYPQPSPGSAPKPGPLALPPNQLLHAIGYRTIEMHAGNATTHDITLG
- a CDS encoding cupredoxin domain-containing protein produces the protein MKVLLLASAMLAALGAAPAPAGPTVHIKDFAYHAATLAVAPGTTVHFVNDDGEAHTVTAVDKSFDSTGMDTGDGWTHTFSKPGTYAYFCALHPYMKGVIVVRPTGGTTP